In the genome of Myxococcus stipitatus, one region contains:
- a CDS encoding amino acid adenylation domain-containing protein, with translation MSDALQKRLAGLSPEKRELVLKKLRQQQKTAAPEAVSTPPAIPLAPRTGPLPLSYPQRRLWFLDQFEPGTPAYNIPEFVRLRGPLQVQALTRGLLEVVHRHEVLRTTFASENGEPVQHIVPRLALEVPVVDLTSLPLDEREARCQELALREAGRSFDLAKGPLLAATLVRLGAEDHVLLLVLHHIISDGWSTGVLVRELAALYDAFSRGQPSPLPALSIQYGDFAVWQRRWLQGEVLEAQLGYWRGQLAEGDAPLKLPTDRPRPRVRTYAGGKRSFAVSAELTKRLRALAGQEKASLYMVLLAAFQAQLHRYTREPRLSVGTYIANRNRASIEPLIGFFLNTLVMRTDMTGNPRFRDLVRRVVDVTLGAYAHQDVPFEKLLEELAPTRDTSFPPFFQAMLVLQNTPDAEATVGDLRMESYTVAGESFAQFDVTLWLAEEGDGLQGTWEYNRDLFDATTADRMVAHFQTLLAGIAAHPDEPLSRVPLLPTEERERVLREWNAARLEVPEGVCLHHLIATHAARTPDALAVVDPERRLTYAQLDRRANQLAHQLRALGVRTEHRVGIYLERSVDLVVAVLAVLKAGGTYVPLDPSYPPDRTALMLSDSRPALLITRRTLRATLPEPLPTVVSLDDDALAIEGQLDTCPPGGAGPEHLAYVVYTSGSTGRPKGVMVGHRGLANAYFAWEHDYRLPTLRAHLQMASFSFDVFSGDLARALGSGAALVLCPREWLLEPASLYALMRREHVDCGEFVPAVARLLMAHLQERGERLDFMRLLIVGSDTWDMREYHQLRGLCGPDTRLVSSYGLSEATIDSTYFESPTPTPSEQTVPIGRPFPNAELYLLDSTLQPAPIGVPGELFVGGVGLARGYWEQPGLTAERFVPHPFSAEPGARLYRTGDLARYAADGTLEFIGRNDTQVKLRGHRIELDEIRAKLLEHADVRAVELLARGEGAARQLVAYLTLVTAGAVGEEALRQHLRQHLPPYMVPSAFVLMDAFPLTPNGKVDRNALPQPGESRRDTSESFIAPRGETERKLAALFEELLGTGPIGAFDSFFDLGGHSLLAVRLVAKIREHFGKTPSLAALFQGPTPEHLARVLDEGSERPWSPLVTLQAEGEGPPLFCVPGAGGNVLYFRELARQLGTARPLHGFQAKGLDGEEAPHASVEEMAECYVQALLRVRPHGPYHLLGHSFGSWVAFEMAQRLRAKGEEVAFLGLLNTPIPRNPEGATEEPSLDDADWMASVASVAGRLYGVDLGVSAEALRPLTPEARLVHVTERLTRKGLLPPDADTRQVRGLIQVYKRAYEITYVLPTEAHAVPITLFRAQERHEDDGALPGEFAEDNTWGWRRHAEGAVTVEDVPGDHMTMLASPHVDVLAERLRGHLEPSARKVDA, from the coding sequence ATGAGTGACGCACTCCAGAAGCGGCTGGCCGGACTGTCCCCGGAGAAGCGGGAGCTGGTGCTGAAGAAGCTGCGCCAGCAGCAGAAGACCGCCGCGCCCGAAGCGGTGTCGACGCCCCCCGCCATTCCCCTGGCCCCACGCACGGGGCCGCTGCCGCTCTCCTATCCTCAGCGCCGCCTGTGGTTCCTGGACCAGTTCGAGCCCGGGACACCGGCCTACAACATCCCAGAGTTCGTGCGGCTGCGCGGTCCGCTCCAGGTGCAAGCCCTGACGCGAGGCCTCCTCGAGGTCGTCCACCGGCACGAGGTGCTCCGCACGACCTTCGCCTCGGAGAACGGCGAGCCCGTCCAGCACATCGTGCCGCGACTCGCGCTCGAAGTGCCCGTGGTGGACCTGACGTCCCTGCCCCTCGACGAGAGGGAGGCTCGCTGCCAGGAGCTGGCGCTTCGAGAGGCCGGCAGGTCCTTCGACCTGGCGAAGGGACCGCTCCTCGCGGCCACCCTGGTGCGCCTGGGCGCCGAGGACCATGTCCTGCTGCTGGTGCTCCACCACATCATCTCCGACGGGTGGTCCACGGGTGTGCTCGTCCGCGAGCTGGCGGCGCTCTATGACGCCTTCTCTCGTGGACAGCCGTCACCGCTGCCAGCGCTGTCCATCCAGTACGGCGACTTCGCCGTGTGGCAGCGACGCTGGCTCCAGGGAGAGGTGCTGGAGGCACAGCTCGGCTACTGGCGCGGACAGCTCGCGGAGGGCGACGCGCCGCTGAAGCTGCCCACGGACCGTCCGCGTCCCCGCGTGCGCACGTACGCCGGCGGCAAGCGGAGCTTCGCGGTGAGCGCGGAGCTCACGAAGCGCCTGCGGGCACTCGCGGGACAGGAGAAGGCCTCGCTGTACATGGTGCTGCTGGCCGCGTTCCAGGCGCAGCTGCACCGCTACACGCGAGAGCCTCGGCTCAGCGTCGGCACGTACATCGCCAATCGCAACCGCGCCTCCATCGAGCCGCTCATCGGGTTCTTCCTCAACACGCTCGTCATGCGCACGGACATGACGGGCAACCCCCGCTTCCGAGACCTCGTGCGGCGGGTGGTGGACGTGACGCTGGGGGCCTATGCCCACCAGGACGTTCCCTTCGAGAAGCTGCTGGAGGAGCTGGCCCCCACGCGCGACACCAGCTTTCCGCCGTTCTTCCAGGCGATGCTGGTGCTCCAGAACACGCCCGACGCCGAGGCCACCGTCGGGGACCTCCGGATGGAGTCCTACACCGTCGCGGGGGAGTCCTTCGCCCAGTTCGACGTCACGCTCTGGCTCGCCGAGGAGGGCGACGGACTGCAAGGCACCTGGGAGTACAACCGGGACCTCTTCGACGCCACCACCGCGGACCGCATGGTGGCGCACTTCCAGACGCTGCTCGCGGGCATCGCGGCGCATCCCGATGAGCCCCTGTCCCGGGTGCCGCTGCTCCCGACGGAGGAGCGCGAGCGGGTCCTGCGCGAGTGGAACGCGGCCCGCCTCGAGGTTCCCGAGGGTGTCTGCCTCCATCACCTCATCGCGACCCATGCCGCCCGGACGCCGGATGCGCTCGCCGTCGTGGACCCGGAGCGCCGACTCACCTATGCGCAGCTCGACCGACGCGCCAACCAGCTCGCGCATCAGCTTCGCGCCCTGGGAGTGAGAACCGAGCACCGGGTGGGCATCTACCTGGAGCGCTCCGTCGACCTGGTGGTGGCCGTGCTCGCCGTGCTCAAGGCCGGGGGCACCTACGTTCCGCTGGACCCGTCGTATCCACCGGACCGCACCGCGCTGATGCTCTCGGACAGCCGGCCCGCGCTGCTCATCACCCGGCGCACCCTGCGCGCGACGCTGCCCGAGCCGCTGCCCACGGTGGTGAGCCTGGATGACGACGCGCTCGCCATCGAGGGACAGCTGGACACGTGTCCCCCCGGTGGCGCGGGGCCCGAGCACCTGGCGTATGTGGTCTACACCTCGGGCTCCACGGGACGCCCCAAGGGCGTGATGGTGGGCCATCGAGGGCTCGCCAACGCCTACTTCGCATGGGAGCACGACTACCGCCTGCCCACGCTGCGCGCCCATCTCCAGATGGCGAGCTTCTCGTTCGACGTGTTCAGCGGAGACCTCGCGCGGGCGCTCGGCTCGGGGGCCGCGCTCGTGCTCTGCCCGCGAGAGTGGCTGCTGGAGCCCGCGAGCCTCTATGCCCTGATGCGGCGGGAGCACGTGGACTGCGGCGAGTTCGTGCCCGCTGTGGCCCGACTGCTGATGGCCCACCTCCAGGAGCGTGGGGAGCGGCTGGACTTCATGCGGCTGCTCATCGTCGGCTCGGACACGTGGGACATGCGCGAGTACCACCAGCTCCGGGGACTGTGTGGTCCGGACACGCGACTGGTGAGCTCGTACGGCCTCAGCGAGGCGACCATCGACAGCACCTACTTCGAGTCGCCCACGCCAACCCCCAGCGAGCAGACGGTCCCCATCGGCCGGCCGTTCCCGAACGCGGAGCTGTACCTGCTGGACTCGACGCTCCAGCCCGCGCCCATCGGAGTTCCGGGGGAGCTGTTCGTCGGTGGCGTGGGACTGGCGCGGGGCTACTGGGAGCAGCCAGGGCTCACGGCCGAGCGCTTCGTCCCGCATCCCTTCAGCGCGGAGCCTGGGGCGCGCCTGTACCGGACGGGAGACCTGGCGCGGTACGCGGCGGATGGGACGCTGGAGTTCATCGGGCGCAACGACACGCAGGTGAAGCTGCGCGGCCATCGCATCGAGCTGGACGAAATCCGGGCGAAGCTGCTGGAGCACGCGGACGTGCGCGCCGTGGAGCTGCTCGCCCGAGGCGAGGGCGCGGCGCGGCAGCTCGTCGCGTATCTCACGCTGGTGACCGCCGGCGCGGTGGGCGAGGAGGCGCTTCGACAACACCTGCGACAGCACCTGCCTCCGTACATGGTGCCATCGGCCTTCGTCCTGATGGACGCCTTCCCGCTCACGCCCAACGGCAAGGTGGACCGGAACGCCCTGCCCCAGCCCGGTGAGTCCCGGCGCGACACGTCGGAGAGCTTCATCGCGCCGCGAGGAGAGACGGAGCGGAAGCTGGCGGCCCTCTTCGAGGAGCTGCTCGGCACGGGGCCCATCGGCGCGTTCGACAGCTTCTTCGACCTCGGCGGACACTCCCTGCTCGCGGTCCGGCTGGTGGCGAAGATTCGCGAACACTTCGGCAAGACTCCCTCGCTGGCGGCCCTCTTCCAGGGTCCGACGCCCGAGCACCTCGCACGCGTGCTCGACGAGGGAAGCGAGCGTCCCTGGTCCCCGCTGGTCACGCTCCAGGCAGAGGGCGAGGGTCCGCCGCTGTTCTGCGTTCCAGGAGCAGGAGGCAACGTCCTCTACTTCCGGGAGCTGGCGCGGCAGCTGGGCACGGCACGCCCGCTCCATGGGTTTCAAGCGAAGGGGCTGGACGGAGAAGAAGCCCCCCACGCCTCCGTCGAGGAGATGGCGGAGTGCTACGTCCAGGCACTCCTGCGTGTGCGGCCTCATGGTCCCTACCACCTGCTCGGCCACTCGTTCGGGAGCTGGGTCGCCTTCGAGATGGCGCAGCGGCTTCGCGCGAAGGGTGAAGAGGTCGCCTTCCTCGGCCTCCTCAACACGCCCATACCGAGGAACCCGGAGGGCGCCACCGAGGAGCCCTCGCTCGATGACGCGGACTGGATGGCCTCCGTCGCCAGCGTCGCGGGCCGGCTGTATGGCGTGGACCTGGGAGTCTCCGCCGAAGCGCTCCGCCCCCTCACGCCAGAGGCCAGGCTCGTCCATGTGACAGAGCGGCTCACGCGGAAGGGCCTGCTGCCGCCCGATGCGGACACCCGGCAGGTGCGCGGACTCATCCAGGTCTACAAGCGCGCCTACGAAATCACCTACGTCCTCCCGACGGAGGCACACGCCGTCCCCATCACCCTCTTCCGAGCCCAGGAGCGACACGAGGACGACGGGGCCCTTCCCGGAGAGTTCGCGGAGGACAACACCTGGGGCTGGCGACGCCACGCGGAAGGCGCCGTCACCGTCGAGGATGTCCCAGGCGACCACATGACGATGCTGGCCTCGCCCCACGTCGACGTGCTCGCGGAGCGGCTGCGCGGTCACCTGGAGCCCTCGGCGAGGAAGGTGGACGCATGA